The proteins below come from a single Eriocheir sinensis breed Jianghai 21 chromosome 11, ASM2467909v1, whole genome shotgun sequence genomic window:
- the LOC126997039 gene encoding uncharacterized protein LOC126997039 has product MIMKTMMMTVKKNTKMAITIMKITKMMKMTAMLKMIMKGKKKKKKKKKKKKKKKSQYRELYDLWAERERERERERVEGGRRGIQTKLRLPNYPVDHEPRIPRLLRPLRRSEGTEDPHPSPSPSPSLSLSLSLSRLAEARVRYYRAKANRREAGGLVLRQGISLSVCFFSSLLFSLSLSLSATHFLYFSFSFYLLFRVCLLLFLISVEIHLFSAYLFFSLSLSGVESCFFFFIFPSFLLSSLCVSAFLFLLFLTSSTFVCKFMFSTFFLLFSFMLGIVFSFRFSLICSSNHQSLYNTYFFYSCVN; this is encoded by the coding sequence atgataatgaagacgatgatgatgacggtgaagaagaatACGAAGATGGCGATAACGATAATGAAGATAacgaagatgatgaaaatgacgGCAATGCtgaaaatgataatgaaggggaagaagaagaagaagaagaagaaaaaaaagaaaaagaagaaaaaaagccaaTACCGAGAACTTTACGATCtttgggcagagagagagagagagagagagagagagagagtggagggggggaggagaggtatACAGACCAAGCTCCGACTACCAAATTATCCTGTCGACCACGAGCCTCGCATTCCACGCCTCTTGCGGCCACTCCGGAGATCTGAAGGGACCGAGgacccccacccctctccctctccctctccctctctctctctctctctctctctctctaggttagCAGAGGCACGAGTCAGATATTACCGGGCCAAGGCTAATAGAAGGGAGGCAGGGGGGTTAGTTCTGCGTCAAggcatctctctgtctgtctgtttcttctcttctcttctcttctctctctctctctctctctctgctactcattttctttatttctctttctctttctaccttcttttccgtgtctgtcttcttctttttctcatctcagtggaaattcatcttttctctgcatatttattcttttctctttctctttctggtgTTGAgagttgtttttttttctttattttcccttcttttctactttcttctctctgtgtttctgcctttctctttcttcttttccttacatcTTCTACTTTTGTGTGTAAATTCAtgttctctactttctttttattattctctttcaTGTTGGGAAtcgttttttctttccgtttttctctTATCTGTTCCTCTAATCATCAATCTCTTTACAATACTTATTTCTTCTACTCTTGTGTAAATTAA